In Balneolaceae bacterium, the genomic stretch CGCATGATGCGCGGCCTGCTCCAGGGCGAGGAGAACACCCGCCTATCGCGACGCACCTGGCTGGGCTCCTCGCGTTTCCTGGAGGGGCCCTTCCGCTTCGATCCCGACACCCTCGACCTGCTGGTCATGCACGGCTATCCCGCCGGGGGCCTGCCCTCGGAAACGGCCGGGCAGCTGCAGGAAATTATGACCTCCGTTCCGGCCCTCTACCTGCATGCCCCCTCGGCCAGCCTGGTGCGCATGCAGAAGCAGCTTGGAACCTCCCTGCCCGTTCGCGCCGCGGGGGAATCGCCGGCCCGGGAAGTCTCGCCGGTGCCTGCCGTTGAGACTGACGACCACCCGGTGATGGAGCTTCCCGCCGCAACCTACGCCAGCCTGCCCTCCCTGCAGGCCCCCGTGGAGAACCTGGAGGCCGGTGCAGCCTCCATCACCCTCTTCGAGAGTTCCCACCTTGGCAGCCCCACGGGCCAGCCCCTGGTGGCCGTGTCGGAGACCGGCAACCTGCGCCGCTCCGTCCTGACGGGTTACGGCTGGTACCGCATTTCGCAGAGCATCTCGGATGACGACCGCCTTTTCGTGCGCACACTTATGGACAACCTGGTGAGCTGGACCGCCTCGCGGCCCGACAACCGACTGTTGACGGTAGACCCGGCCAGCCAGAGCTTCGGGGGAGGCGAGCCCGTGGTGCTCAACGCCTACCTGCGCAACGAAAGCGGGGATACCGAATCGGAGGCCTCCATACAGGTCACCCTCGAAGGAGATGCCATCGACGAGCGCTTCTACTCCATGCAGAACACCGGGCCCGGCCAGTATGCGCTGAGCGTCCCTGCCCTGCCTGAGGGCCTCTATCGCTTCGAAGCGGAGGCCACCAGGGGCGACCGCACCATCGACACGCGCAGTGGAGAGTTTGGGGTGAGCGGAAGCAACGCCGAGCTGGTGGACACGCGACGCAATGACCAGCTGCTTAGACGCATGGCAGTGGAGTCGGGCGGCGCCTTTCGGGCCTGGGACAGCCTGGATGGTTTCTGGAACAGCCTGGAGCAGCGTGGCCTGCTAGACGCGGAGACGCGGGTACAGGAGACGCTCTTCTACCCCTACCGCTGGTGGCCCTGGTTTGCCCTGGTGATTGTGCTGCTGGCCGGCGAGTGGCTGCTGCGCAAATACTACGCCCTGCCCTGACGCGCCGGTCGCGCTCCTACCCCTCTTCCTCGTGCGCCACGGGACTTTCCAGCAGTTCCAGCGTGCCCGTGCCGGCGTCCAGGCGAGCGCGCACGCCTACGGGGATGGTCAGGCTGTGGTCCACATGACCGAACGGGAGTCCCATGACTGCCGGTATTCCCAGGGGCAGAAGATGCTGCTCCAGCACCTCGCGAAGCCCGTGTGCCCGCGGCGTGCCCCTTTCGCAGGAGGCGCAGCGTCCGAAGGCGAATCCGGCCAGCCCCTTCAGCAGTCCGGTTTGTCCCAGCTGGGTGAGCATGCGGTCGATGCGGTAGTAGTCCTCCCCAACCTCTTCCAGAAAGAGTACGGCGCCTTCAAAATCGGGCAGCCAGCCGGTGCCCGCCATGGCGGTGAGCACACTCAGATTGCCGCCGAGCAGCACGCCCTCGGCCCGGCCTTCCCGAAGGGTACGCACCTCACCTTTGTCCCCTGCGTCCGCCCCGGCAAGAGCGCCCGTTCCCCCCTGCCTCAGCACGCGGTGAAAACAGCCGGTGGTGAAGGGCGTCCACTCCGATCTGCCCACCGGGCCATGGAAGGTGACCATGCCCGTGCGTGCGTATACCGCCATGAGAAGGGAGGTAATGTCGCTGAATCCGATGAGCGCCTTGGGATGGGACACGATAAGGCTGAAGTCCAGCAGGGGCAGGATGCGGGCGGATCCCCACCCCCCGCGGAACGCCATGACGGCGTCTACCTTCGGGTCGCGGAACATCGCGTGCAGGTCGTTCGCGCGTTCGCGGTCGGTGCCCCCGAAGTTACCCCAGGTGTTGCGCGCGTGCGCGCCCTCCCGGACCCGGTAGCCCAGATCGCGCACGCGCTGCAGCACGCGGTCGTATTCCGCCTGTTCGGGCAGGGCGCTGGCAGGGCTTACCAGTCCAATGGTGTCGCCGGGACGCAAGGCGGGGGGGCTGAGAGGCACGGCACCGTCCGCGGCCCGTGTCCTGGAGACCGGGACGGCGAGGGCGCCGCCCAGCAGGGAAAGGTTTCGGAGGAACTGCCTACGGCTGTACATGGTCGTCGGTCTGGTAAAGCTTACGGCTGCGGATGATGGCGAGCACCGGTTCCGGAAGCCAGGGGGAGACGTCCCCGCCTTCGGCCAGGGTCCGGCGTATGTCGGTGGAGGAGACCTCCACGGGCTTATGGGGTACGAAATGTACACGCGTCTTCAGCTCCTCCGGCACCTCGCGTGCCGGCGCGTCGGGCCTTTCGGCCACCAGAATGGCATGATGGCGGACGATCCTGCGCCACTTCTTCCAATGCGTAAAATGGCGGTAGGAGTCTTCGCCGATGCACAGGAGGAACGGACGCTCCGGGTGTTCGTCACGCAGGTGCGCCAGGGTGCGCCAGGTCCACGAGGGACGGGGAAGACGGGTTTCAAGATCGGAAATCCTTACGCGCTCCATGCCGGAAAAGGCGGCCTTCAGCATCTCCAGACGGTCTTCATAGCCGCTGAGGGCCTGCCGCTCCTTGTGCGGGGGATGGGGCGTGAGCAGCACCCAGAGTTCGGTTAAGCGCCCGCTCTCCAGGAAAGAGCGTGCAATCGAGAGGTGTCCCCGGTGGACGGGGTCGAAGGTGCCTCCCATGATCCCGGTGGAACGAGGGGAAGGCACGCTTACGGGGTGGGCCTGTTGTCCGCGCCGACGCTGTCCGCCGCCGGGGCGCCGGGCAGCGAGGAGAGGGCCGACCGGGCGTTATCCACGTACTGTTCGGCCAGGCTGCGGTTCTCCCCGTTGGGAAAAAGCTGAACGTAGGTTTCATAGGCTTCCACAGCTGACTCGTAGCGGGGGCGCTGCATCTCCTCCACGCTGCGCGATGCGTAGATGTTGTAGGCGTTGATCTCATCCACCAGCGCCTGCTCTGCCCAGGGCGTGTCGGGGTAGTTCTCGATGGTCAGGTCGAAGTAGATGATGGCCGCCTCGTACTCGCGCATGCGCATGTAGAGGTCGCCCGCATTGTACTGCTTGCGGGCCAGTTTCGCACGCAGATCGGAGATGTACTGCGCGGCCTCCTGGGTGCGGTCCGAATCCGAAAAGTTGGAGTTGAAAATGCGCAGCTTTTCAATTGCGGTATACGTGTACTCCTGGTCGAGGCGGTAACGCGGACTGAGCTGGTAATAGCAGTAGGCTTCCTTGAACTGAACCTCCTCCCGGCGTTCGGAACGCGGGAACTGCGAGATGAAACGTTCATACTCGGTGGCGGCCAGCAGGTAGCGGCGGTCGTTGTAGTACGACTCCGCCAGGTAATACTGGGCATGGCGCCCGTAATCGGTGCCCAGACCGATCTGGATGACGGTCTCGAAGGCGCGGGCCGCGTCGGCATAGTGCTCGTCTTCATACAGGGCCAGGGCCTTCTCATAGGCGACCTCGAGGGAGTCGCCCTGGCGGATCAGCTCGCGTTTTGTGCAGGAGGCCAGCAGCATGGTCGCCAGAAGACTCAGAAGCAAAGATTTGGTGTAGATGGATTGCATGGGGTGTTGGGGTGAATTAGAATTCCCTTTGGTTCAGGTTGCGAATGAGCAGGGAGATGTCCTCCCGATATTTGGAATCCTCGAAGTGGTCGAGGATATCGAGTGCCCGCGTGTAGCGGCGCTTCACTTCGGCCCTGGTGTCATCGATGACGTCCAGCTCGTGGTAGAGATCGATGACCATATCGATCTCGCCGCTGCTGACCGCTTCCCGGGTGAATACGCGGTCCAGGCGGTGTTTCTGGTCGTCCGTGCTCCTCTGTAACGAGAGGATGGAAAGATATGTTTTCTTCGATTCGGCGATGTCGCCACCCTGTTTCTTGCCGAACTTTTCGGGATCGGCCACGCTGTCAAGCAGGTCGTCCTGAATCTGGAAGGCAAGCCCGATCTCCTCCCCCAGGTCGGCCAGCACCTCCACGTCGCGCCGGCCGGCTCCTGCCACCACGCCGCCCATCTG encodes the following:
- the nadD gene encoding nicotinate (nicotinamide) nucleotide adenylyltransferase encodes the protein MPSPRSTGIMGGTFDPVHRGHLSIARSFLESGRLTELWVLLTPHPPHKERQALSGYEDRLEMLKAAFSGMERVRISDLETRLPRPSWTWRTLAHLRDEHPERPFLLCIGEDSYRHFTHWKKWRRIVRHHAILVAERPDAPAREVPEELKTRVHFVPHKPVEVSSTDIRRTLAEGGDVSPWLPEPVLAIIRSRKLYQTDDHVQP
- a CDS encoding LD-carboxypeptidase, with protein sequence MYSRRQFLRNLSLLGGALAVPVSRTRAADGAVPLSPPALRPGDTIGLVSPASALPEQAEYDRVLQRVRDLGYRVREGAHARNTWGNFGGTDRERANDLHAMFRDPKVDAVMAFRGGWGSARILPLLDFSLIVSHPKALIGFSDITSLLMAVYARTGMVTFHGPVGRSEWTPFTTGCFHRVLRQGGTGALAGADAGDKGEVRTLREGRAEGVLLGGNLSVLTAMAGTGWLPDFEGAVLFLEEVGEDYYRIDRMLTQLGQTGLLKGLAGFAFGRCASCERGTPRAHGLREVLEQHLLPLGIPAVMGLPFGHVDHSLTIPVGVRARLDAGTGTLELLESPVAHEEEG
- the bamD gene encoding outer membrane protein assembly factor BamD; the protein is MQSIYTKSLLLSLLATMLLASCTKRELIRQGDSLEVAYEKALALYEDEHYADAARAFETVIQIGLGTDYGRHAQYYLAESYYNDRRYLLAATEYERFISQFPRSERREEVQFKEAYCYYQLSPRYRLDQEYTYTAIEKLRIFNSNFSDSDRTQEAAQYISDLRAKLARKQYNAGDLYMRMREYEAAIIYFDLTIENYPDTPWAEQALVDEINAYNIYASRSVEEMQRPRYESAVEAYETYVQLFPNGENRSLAEQYVDNARSALSSLPGAPAADSVGADNRPTP